The Podospora pseudopauciseta strain CBS 411.78 chromosome 2 map unlocalized CBS411.78m_2, whole genome shotgun sequence genome has a window encoding:
- the GPI11 gene encoding Glycosylphosphatidylinositol (GPI) anchor assembly protein (EggNog:ENOG503P38D; COG:M; COG:O), which translates to MPLVDPITMASAVSKKGAASQTVTVESSASPTAETYNLLPVSVNQTPLAQTLRHAQPLLLSGVLAFGFSSLVKDPVAAMSSTTLPLTAALQAVYAVICLPVAGRGGNDTAKKAKPRPGEKTSKKRAKEGGNNAYVLATLSLLITALVTPFIYASMVLFGAPFLTHGSHTLLCAAHLSLLGLFPLFYVHGVDASAWAAVGGFRAPLDETFGGLAGALVGAWLGAVPIPLDWDRDWQKWPVTILVGIYGGYVLGKVIGGTAAWGKKF; encoded by the exons ATGCCTTTGGTAGACCCTATAACCATGGCTTCGGCAGTCAGCAAGAAGGGCGCTGCGTCCCAAACCGTCACGGTCGAATCGAGTGCTTCACCTACAGCCGAGACGTATAACCTCCTCCCGGTGTCCGTCAACCAGACGCCGCTCGCCCAGACCCTCCGCCATGCTCAACCTCTGTTGTTGTCGGGCGTCCTCGCTTTTGGGTTCTCCTCGCTGGTCAAGGACCCAGTAGCGGCCATGTCCTCGACCACGTTGCCATTGACGGCCGCGCTGCAGGCTGTCTATGCCGTTATCTGCCTTCCTGTCGCTGGGCGCGGAGGGAATGATAcggcgaagaaggccaaACCAAGACCGGGGGAGAAGACGAGCAAGAAGAGGgcgaaggaggggggaaacAATGCCTATGTG CTCGCCACCCTCTCGCTTCTTATCACTGCTCTCGTTACTCCGTTCATCTACGCCTCCATGGTTCTTTTCGGTGCGCCTTTCCTCACCCACGGGTCTCATACGCTTCTCTGCGCCGCCCACTTGTCTCTGCTGGGACTCTTCCCGCTCTTCTACGTTCATGGTGTCGATGCTAGTGCTtgggctgctgttggtggtttCCGCGCGCCGTTGGACGAAACGTTTGGAGGTCTTGCGGGTGCTCTTGTTGGTGCTTGGCTGGGTGCTGTCCCCATTCCTCTAGACTGGGACAGAGATTGGCAGAAATGGCCAGTAACTATCCTGGTCGGCATCTATGGTGGATATGTGCTGGGCAAGGTCATTGGTGGTACAGCGGCTTGGGGAAAGAAGTTCTGA